Genomic DNA from Crateriforma spongiae:
AAACGTGATGTGGGGACCGATTCGACCAAGCCAGCCCGCTGCTTTCGGTCAGCGAATCATCCCGCAGCACGACCGAGTCGATCGTTGGGGATTCTTCGGCGTGAACGTATCGGCTGACGGCAAATGTCAGGACGACGGTGATGGCCGGGGTCAACCAACCGCCCAGCAACCGATGGAATGCGGTGTCGCTGAAAGTCACGTTCATCCTCTGTCGTCTTGTGGACCAAGTGACACGTCAACGGCTCGTTCGGTTTCGCCGATTCTTGCGATTCGCCAACACGCACAATCCGGCGAAGGTCAATGCGATACCGGTCACCAGCGACGTGGTCACCGGTTCGCCGAACAGGATCACGCCCGCGATCGCCGCCATTGCCACTTGTGACGCGTTGATCAAATTCACCGCCACGACCGGCAACGCCTTGAGCGCGAATGATAGCGACACGAACGCGGTGAAGTTAAAGATTCCCGCGATCGCCATCGTCTGCCACTGCCCAGCCGTCAGCGCCGACCACTCTTCGCCGCTTACCGTCACCGTGGTGATCGACCACAACGAAATCGTACCGACCATCCCGCTGATCCACATCGTCAGCGGCGCCGACAATCCCCGCGACATCGATTGACGCATCACGGTGCCGAACAAGGCATAGGCGGCTCCCGAAGCGGCGGCACAGATCGCCCCCATCCAGGTCGGGATCGGCGCGGTCGAATCGCTGGGGATTTGGGAAGCATCGGGCGACGACAACACCAACACCGCCGCGATCAAAACCAGGATCGCGATCATCGATCGGGCACGCACCGGTTCGCCCAAGATGACTCGGCCAAGGATCGCCCCGCCGATCAACAACGTGCCCAACGTGATCGGCACCGATGCGGCCAAGCCGATACTGCCCAGCGCCCACTGAAACGCGGCGTTACCGATGAATTGGCCAATCAAAGCGACCAGCATGAACCGTGGCGCCATCGCCAGGCTGGTGTACAACGTTTTCTGACGCGCCCACATCCAAGCCAACAGCGGCGTCAAACAAATCACCGTCGGCGCCGCTTTGACCGCCGACACCAAGAACGGGTTGATGTTGACCGATCCCCGCAGTGCGACGTTGGCCCCCGTGTACAACACCGCCGCAAGCAACCCGAACGCGGCCCCGCCGATGATGCCGATCGACGGATCGGACGAAACCGGTTGCGGTGATCGATACGCAGCGGTCGTACGGCTTTCGTCGACGTCCGACGACGCGACGTCCCTGTGCAAAACCGTCGCCCCAGTCGCAGCCGTCGATCGTCGCGGAATCAGATGCCTCGCGATGAAAGCAATCATCAATGTCAGTTGCCGACGAATGGTTGCTTCATCCCGGTAAGGTGTCTTCGATGCCGTCGTCGTTGCCGCGAGTGTCTCGGATCACCGGGCCGACATCTCCAGGGAGAAAATCGCCGCCCCGCGGGTTCGCCGAATCCGCCGATTCGGGTCCCGGTGCAGGTTGTCCATCGCGTGATGGGTCCTCGGCGAACTGGCCCGGTTGAATCAGCGGATCGGTGTCGGACAGTTTTGACGGATCGCTGTCGTTGGTGTTCGTTTCACCGCTGCCGGCGGATGACTGCATCGCCGATTCGCTGCAACCCAGTTGTGACCGGCAGGGCCGCGCCAGCACGACCGTGATGTTGTCTTCACCGCCCGCGTCGTTGGCTCGATTGATCAAGTCTTGGCAGATCGCCGGCAAGTCATCCGAACCCGACACCACACTGGCCAAGGTGGCTTCGTCCAAATAGCGATACAACCCGTCACTGCATAGTAGGATCGTGTCGCCCGGTTCCAACGTCGCACGGCGGACCTCGGCGATCAAATCACCGTCTTCGTTTTGGCCGCCCAGCACGTTCCACAACACGTTGCTCCACCGGCTGGTCGCTTCGTCTTCCGGTTTCAATCCGCCCGATTCGACCAGCTTGCGGGCCAGCGTGTGATCGGTCGTCAACTGTTGGCACTCGCCACCGCGGATCAGGTAACACCGGCTGTCGCCCGCGTGCACGACGTACAACCGCGGCCAGACCACGTGGGCCATCGTCAGGGTGGTCCCCATGCCTTGTTGTTCGGCGTTGACCGCGGATTCCGACAAGATCCGGCGGTGCGTGTTCTTCAGCAATTCCTTCAAGTCTTCGATGAAGTCTTCTTCACAGTCGTGATCGATTTGAAAGAACCAGTGGACGCTGTTCAGCAACTGGGTGATCAAGTTGTCGATCGCCAGCGAACTGGCCTTCTCGCCCGCCGCATGCCCGCCCATCCCGTCGGCGACCAAGAACAGAAGACCCTGGATGCCGCCGTACAGCCGTGACCGATGATTCAGCGGCAAGCTGGTCGAGGTGACCAGCATCGACTTGTTCAGCTGAGCGATCAGGAATTGATCCTGGTTGACGCGACGTTTGCGGCCGACATCGGTCATGCCATAAGCGTGCGTCTTGGCCAGTCGAATGGCGGATTCGTCGGATCTCATGAGTGTTCCGCGTGGACGGTGTCGAACCTGGCAAGATCGGCGGTGATTCAGGGCCTGCGGCCGGTGATGAAAACCGTCGCGGACGACCGATGGCAGCGGACGCGTCGCGACGCCCGCGACAACAATCGTATCCAATCAGCCGCCGTTTGCGGACACCGCCATCCCCGCGACATCATGCCCCCGCCCCAAAGTCGCCTTTCACTCCGTGAAAGTGGCGCAACCATCCGCCCCAAAGTCGCCTTTCACTCCGTGAAAGTAGCGGTCGTCCTTCCCGCAATCGCCACACTCACCGCCGACACAACCCCGGAGGCCGACATCACTTCCCCGACAGCATCGCTTTCAAAGCTCGCGCCGCCACCACCGGTTCGTCGGCATCTCGCAGCGCCCCGGTGACCGCAACCCGAGCACAACCGGTGTCGATCACCGACCGGACATTTCCCGCCCCAGAGTCGCCTTTCACTCCGTGAAAGTAGCGGTCGTCCCTCCCGCTCACCACACTCACCGCCGACACACCCCCGGCAGCCGGCATCACTTCCCCGACAGCATCGCTTTCAACGCTCGTGCCGCGGCCGTCGGTTCGTCGGCATCTCGCAGCGCCCCGGTGACCGCAACCCGAGCACAACCGGTGTCGATCACGGACCGGACATTTCCCGCATCGATCCCGCCGATCGCAAACGCGGGAATGTCCAGATCCAATGCGACGATGTCCGACAGAAACGCCGGTCCGACGTACGCGTCGAACGATTTCGTGCGGCCGGCGAACACCGGTCCACAGCCGATGTAGTCCGCGCCGCCACGCACCGCTTCGGTCGCCTGGTCCACATCATGCGTGGACACACCGATCAGCACGTCCGGACCCACCACGCCGCGGACCGCACCGATGGGCAATTCGTCTTGGCCCACGTGAACCCCGTCCGCGTTGGACGCGGCGGCAATGTCCGCACGATCATTCACCACCCACAGCGCGCCCGCCTCGCCGGCCGCTTTCGCACCGGCCAACGAACGCCGGTACAACGTCCGGTCGCTGGCCGATCGATCCCGCAACTGGAACACGTCCACCCCCGCATCGGCCAGCGCGACGACGTGCGACGCCAACGCTTCGTCGGACGACATTGCGTCGATCAGAAAATACAGTCGTGCGTCGCGAATACATTTGCGTCGGCTCGCCCCGCGATCGGCTTGGCCCGATTCGGCGATGACGCCCAGACGTGCCGACCAGTCATAAAACACGTATCGCAACCGTTCGATGTCGGCGGCAAAGTCGACGTCGATGCATTTGCCGTACTCTTCCAGACAACGCAGGCTTTGGCCGGTCCGCTGCGTGGCCGCGTGAACGACCACCGTGATGCTCTCGCGACTCGCTTCGCTGTCCAGCCCGATCGTCGTGCCCACGTCGCCGGCGGTGTCACGGGCCGACAACAGACGGACCTTTGACAAACGGCCGGCCGCGGTGGCCAAGTCGTGACGCAGCTGTTTGCCCGTCGCGCTGTGTGCCGGATGGTCCAGGACGAAACGAGCGTATTCCTCCAACGTCCGCAAACCTTCGCCGACGCGGTTCAGAGACGCATCCAGAATGCGATAAACTGATTCACTCATGCTGGCCACTCATTCTGGCACGACTGTCGACGTCGGATATTTCGGCCGGTTGGTCCCGCCATCTTCCTTTCCCACCGCAACGATCCACTGCCATGCAACCCATCACGTTTCGCTTCGTCGCTCACGCCTTTATCTTGCTCTCCGGAACTCTCGGTTTGGCCGGACCGGCATGGTCACAATCGCACATCCAGAAAATCGCACAACCGGACAAGGTCGACGCTTCGTTGCCCAATGTCTTGTTGATCGGCGACAGCATCTCGATCGGCTACACCACCGCGGTGCGAAGCCAGTTGTCCGGCGTCGCCAACGTTTACCGGCCGCCGACCAATTGCGGGCCGACGACCCGCGGCGTCGAACAGATCGATCAATGGTTGGGGGACCGCAAGTGGGACGTGATCCATTTCAACTTCGGACTTCACGACCTGAAGTTCATGTCGCCCGAAGGCAAGAACCTGGCCGATCCCGATGACCCGAAAAACGCCCGCCAAGTCAGCCCGGCGGACTACGTCGCCAATCTGCGGACCATCATCGGCAAGCTGAAAAAGACCGGCGCCGACCTGATTTGGCGTGACACCACGCCGGTGCCGCAAGGTGCCCAAGGCCGGATCGCCGACGATTCGGTGTTCTACAACCAACTGGCCCGCGAAGTCGTCAACGAAGTCGGTGGCATCGCGGTCGATCCCATGCACGACTACGCCAGCGAAGACCCGATCGCCGGCCAACAACGACCCGCCAACGTCCACTACACCAACGAAGGCAGTGCCAAGCTGGCCGAGCACGTCGCCGCTGCCATCGGCGAACAACTCTAACCACCATTGTTCACCCTCCCACCCCGTAAGCCGTGCCCGCACGACTTCACCCTCCCACCGGGAGGTTCGAGCCAAAGCGAGGGGAGGGCCGTCGCCACCGGAAGAACCCTCCCCGGCATCTCGTTCCTCGGTTCCGACCCTCCCGCGGGGCAGGAGGGTACAGCTTTCTTATTTCACCCTCCCACTGGGAGGGTCGAGCCAAAGCGAGGGGAGGGCCGCCGCCACCGGAAGAACCCTCCCCGGCATCTCGTCCATCGATCCCGACCCTCCCGCAAGGCATGAGGGTGAATTCCAGCACGGCCGAAACGACTCGATCTCTCCATCACCCTCCCGCCGGGAGGGTCGAGCCTAATCGAGGGGAGGGCCGCATCATCCTACACACCCTCCCCGGCATCTCGTCCCTCGATCCCGGCCTTCCCACAGAGCATGAGGGCGAATTCCAGCACGGCCGAAACGACTCGATCTCTCCATCACCCTCCCGCCGGGAGGGTCGAGCCTAAGCGAGGGGAGGGCCGCATCATCCTGCACACCCTCCCCGGCATCTCGTCCCTCGATCCCGACCCTCCCGCAAGGCATGAGGGTGAATTCCAGCACGGCCGAAACGACTCGATCTCTCCATCACCCTCCCACTGGGAGGGTCGAGCCTAAGCGAGGGGAGGGCCGCATCATCCTACACACCCTCCCCGGCATCTCGTCCCTCGATCCTGACCCTCCCGCAAGGCATGAGGGCGAATCCAAGCACCGCCCGGCGTGCTCGCGTCGGGTGGTCGTGCCCGAACGCCGCACCCGCGGCTAGCGATGAAAGGCAACCCTAGGGTTTTCATTCGCCTTCTTCAGCGACCATTTTCCTGGTTACCTGGTCACCTGTCGCCCGTTCTGGTCTTCAGAATCCCTACGGTCGACTGGAAAAAGCGGCTTTGCCGAGTTTCGACACAGGCAACTTGGCGGGGCACTAACTACCCTCAGTCGTCACACCCGCGAGGAATGTCTCGCGGGTGGCTCGTGAAGATTTAGAAAACCAGCCGAATAGGGCACTCACAGCAGACCTAGTGGTCCGTGGTGGGGGCCGAATTTGCCCTCATCGGGTTTCCTGCCATTCTGACGCACCATCAGAATTGACGCGACCCACGGGGTGGCTAATCTGAAGCTAACCGAGCCGCAGCCTGTGGCCCGACAGAGTGGGGTGACCGTGTCACCCAAGAGGACGAAGTCTGCGCGATTTCAATCGCTTTTGGCCATTTCTTCGATCAAGACGACGTCGAATTGATAGCAAATCAACGCTTCCCACCTAGTCAACGCGATTTGCAAGCGCGGATCCCGCCAGACCGAACTGAAAATAGCCCACCTTTGTGGCGATCCGCCAGTCCCGCGACGATCGGCCGCCGTCGGAAATGTTAATGCACGAATGTTCACTCAATCGCCTTGAAATCATGCTCAGTGGGTGGGACGATGGGCCCGTCATTCGGGCCCGGCCTGCGGTGCATTTCGAACCGTCGTCTGAACTTTACATGTCGGGCAACCCGTGGCTGGCATTCGGGGCAATGTCAGTGCCATCAGGCGTCCGGACCGATGGCCACCGGATCCCGATTCGGCCTGTCCCGCCGGTTCGACACGTGACCCCACGCCAACCATGATTGCCATGAATCGCAGCGAAAACGAACCCACCGATGGCGACCAGCTGGACATCGACCTGGACCTGCTGGGTATTGTCCGGCGTCGCTATC
This window encodes:
- a CDS encoding DMT family transporter; this translates as MIAFIARHLIPRRSTAATGATVLHRDVASSDVDESRTTAAYRSPQPVSSDPSIGIIGGAAFGLLAAVLYTGANVALRGSVNINPFLVSAVKAAPTVICLTPLLAWMWARQKTLYTSLAMAPRFMLVALIGQFIGNAAFQWALGSIGLAASVPITLGTLLIGGAILGRVILGEPVRARSMIAILVLIAAVLVLSSPDASQIPSDSTAPIPTWMGAICAAASGAAYALFGTVMRQSMSRGLSAPLTMWISGMVGTISLWSITTVTVSGEEWSALTAGQWQTMAIAGIFNFTAFVSLSFALKALPVVAVNLINASQVAMAAIAGVILFGEPVTTSLVTGIALTFAGLCVLANRKNRRNRTSR
- a CDS encoding PP2C family protein-serine/threonine phosphatase, with protein sequence MRSDESAIRLAKTHAYGMTDVGRKRRVNQDQFLIAQLNKSMLVTSTSLPLNHRSRLYGGIQGLLFLVADGMGGHAAGEKASSLAIDNLITQLLNSVHWFFQIDHDCEEDFIEDLKELLKNTHRRILSESAVNAEQQGMGTTLTMAHVVWPRLYVVHAGDSRCYLIRGGECQQLTTDHTLARKLVESGGLKPEDEATSRWSNVLWNVLGGQNEDGDLIAEVRRATLEPGDTILLCSDGLYRYLDEATLASVVSGSDDLPAICQDLINRANDAGGEDNITVVLARPCRSQLGCSESAMQSSAGSGETNTNDSDPSKLSDTDPLIQPGQFAEDPSRDGQPAPGPESADSANPRGGDFLPGDVGPVIRDTRGNDDGIEDTLPG
- the thiE gene encoding thiamine phosphate synthase, with amino-acid sequence MSESVYRILDASLNRVGEGLRTLEEYARFVLDHPAHSATGKQLRHDLATAAGRLSKVRLLSARDTAGDVGTTIGLDSEASRESITVVVHAATQRTGQSLRCLEEYGKCIDVDFAADIERLRYVFYDWSARLGVIAESGQADRGASRRKCIRDARLYFLIDAMSSDEALASHVVALADAGVDVFQLRDRSASDRTLYRRSLAGAKAAGEAGALWVVNDRADIAAASNADGVHVGQDELPIGAVRGVVGPDVLIGVSTHDVDQATEAVRGGADYIGCGPVFAGRTKSFDAYVGPAFLSDIVALDLDIPAFAIGGIDAGNVRSVIDTGCARVAVTGALRDADEPTAAARALKAMLSGK
- a CDS encoding SGNH/GDSL hydrolase family protein, with the protein product MQPITFRFVAHAFILLSGTLGLAGPAWSQSHIQKIAQPDKVDASLPNVLLIGDSISIGYTTAVRSQLSGVANVYRPPTNCGPTTRGVEQIDQWLGDRKWDVIHFNFGLHDLKFMSPEGKNLADPDDPKNARQVSPADYVANLRTIIGKLKKTGADLIWRDTTPVPQGAQGRIADDSVFYNQLAREVVNEVGGIAVDPMHDYASEDPIAGQQRPANVHYTNEGSAKLAEHVAAAIGEQL